The Candidatus Sulfotelmatobacter sp. genomic sequence GCTTCACGCTGGCGGACGCCTTCGGGTACTTGCGGTTGACTTCGGACAGCGTAGCGCAGGCCGCTTCCTTCTTGTTCAGCGCGGCGAGCGACTGGCCGAGGCGCAAGAGCGAGTCCGGCGCCTTGCCCGCGTGCTCGTATTTGGTCGCCACGGTGAGGAAGGA encodes the following:
- a CDS encoding tetratricopeptide repeat protein; translated protein: SFLTVATKYEHAGKAPDSLLRLGQSLAALNKKEAACATLSEVNRKYPKASASVKRGVTQELKRVHC